A window of Pantoea agglomerans contains these coding sequences:
- the entS gene encoding enterobactin transporter EntS, whose amino-acid sequence MNKPSHLIDLSLLKTHPAFRAVFIARFISIVALGMLAIAVPVQIQQLTRSPALVGLAVTLAGAGMFIGLLTGGVLADRYERKRLILIARSTCGLGFVALAVNASLPSPSIGAVFLLGLWDGFFGAIGVTALLAATPALVGRENLMQAGAITMLTVRFGAILSPAVGGLVLAHGGAAWNYGLAALGTLLTVLTLLRLPLMPPPPQPREHPLRALASGVQFLFSAPLVGMAALIGALVTLASAVRVLYPALAPHWQVSLDELGLMYAAVPLGAALGALTSGRLAQTPQPGRLILASAVAAFLALGAFSLMPQFALGLACLAAFGYFSAVNSLVQYQLIQSLTPDALLGRINSLWTAQNVTGDAIGAAMIGALGSWLLPQQAAALTGFGAALLGGVMWILMARLRRYQPPAPSLAEEAS is encoded by the coding sequence ATGAACAAACCCTCCCATCTCATCGATCTCAGCCTGTTGAAGACGCATCCCGCTTTTCGCGCCGTCTTTATCGCCCGTTTTATCTCTATCGTCGCGCTCGGCATGCTGGCGATTGCCGTGCCGGTGCAGATCCAGCAGCTGACCCGCTCGCCGGCGCTGGTCGGGCTCGCCGTTACCCTGGCGGGCGCAGGCATGTTTATCGGCCTGCTCACCGGCGGCGTGCTGGCCGATCGCTACGAGCGCAAACGGCTTATCCTGATTGCGCGCTCGACCTGCGGCCTCGGCTTTGTGGCGCTGGCCGTCAACGCCTCGCTGCCCTCCCCGTCCATCGGCGCGGTGTTTCTGCTGGGCCTGTGGGACGGCTTCTTCGGCGCGATCGGCGTGACGGCGCTGCTGGCGGCCACGCCGGCGCTGGTGGGACGCGAGAACCTGATGCAGGCGGGCGCGATAACGATGCTGACGGTGCGCTTCGGCGCCATTCTCTCGCCCGCCGTCGGCGGTCTGGTGCTGGCGCACGGCGGCGCGGCGTGGAACTACGGCCTCGCCGCCCTCGGTACGCTGCTTACCGTGCTGACCCTGCTGCGGCTGCCCCTGATGCCGCCGCCGCCACAGCCGCGCGAACATCCGCTGCGGGCGCTAGCCAGCGGCGTGCAGTTCCTGTTTTCTGCGCCGCTGGTCGGCATGGCGGCGCTGATCGGCGCGCTGGTCACGCTGGCGAGCGCGGTGCGCGTGCTCTATCCGGCGCTGGCACCGCACTGGCAGGTCAGCCTTGATGAGCTGGGTCTGATGTATGCCGCCGTGCCGCTCGGCGCGGCGCTGGGGGCGCTGACCAGCGGCCGGCTCGCGCAGACGCCGCAGCCTGGCCGCCTGATTCTGGCCAGCGCCGTCGCCGCTTTCCTGGCACTTGGCGCCTTCAGCCTGATGCCGCAGTTCGCGCTCGGGCTGGCGTGTCTGGCGGCCTTCGGCTACTTCAGCGCCGTTAACAGTCTGGTGCAGTATCAGCTGATCCAGTCGCTGACGCCCGATGCCCTGTTGGGGCGCATCAATAGCCTCTGGACGGCGCAGAACGTCACCGGCGATGCAATCGGCGCGGCGATGATCGGCGCGCTGGGGTCATGGCTGCTGCCGCAGCAGGCCGCCGCGCTGACGGGTTTCGGCGCGGCGCTGCTGGGAGGCGTGATGTGGATCCTGATGGCGAGACTGCGACGCTATCAACCGCCAGCACCGTCGCTGGCAGAAGAGGCGTCATGA
- the fepB gene encoding Fe2+-enterobactin ABC transporter substrate-binding protein — protein sequence MFKRIFTTVAALAFVSVLANSDARAEGGWPRTLQSGSGSINLEKAPQRIVSTSVTLTGSLLAIDAPVIASGATAPGSRLADEQGFFRQWSDVAKRKNLKRLYIGEPSAEAVAAEAPDLIIVSATGNDSALKLVDQFSAIAPTLVVNYDDKSWQQLVTLLGEATGHEADAAARVKAFDAQEAALKQKITLPPQPVSAMVFNGGGRAVNLWTSESAQGKLLEQLGFTLAVPPADLQQTHSMGQRKDIIQLSGENVASGLNGNTFLLFAAEEPGAQQLMQNPFLAQTAAVKQQQVYALGADTFRLDYYSASHLLTRLEQLFVKS from the coding sequence ATGTTTAAGCGGATTTTTACCACGGTGGCCGCGCTGGCTTTCGTCTCCGTGCTGGCTAATTCTGACGCGCGAGCCGAAGGCGGCTGGCCGCGTACGCTGCAAAGCGGCAGCGGCAGCATAAACCTGGAGAAAGCGCCGCAGCGCATCGTCTCTACCAGCGTGACCCTGACCGGGTCGCTGCTGGCCATCGACGCGCCGGTAATCGCCAGCGGGGCGACCGCGCCGGGCAGCCGTCTGGCGGACGAGCAGGGGTTTTTCCGCCAGTGGAGCGACGTCGCGAAGCGTAAAAACCTCAAGCGGCTCTATATTGGCGAACCGAGCGCCGAAGCGGTGGCCGCAGAAGCGCCGGATCTGATTATCGTCAGCGCTACCGGCAACGATTCCGCTCTGAAGCTGGTCGATCAGTTCTCGGCTATCGCGCCGACGCTGGTGGTGAACTATGACGATAAAAGCTGGCAGCAGCTGGTCACGCTGCTCGGCGAAGCGACCGGCCACGAGGCGGACGCGGCGGCGCGCGTAAAGGCGTTCGATGCACAAGAGGCGGCGCTGAAGCAGAAAATTACGCTGCCGCCGCAGCCCGTTTCCGCCATGGTGTTTAACGGCGGCGGCCGCGCAGTGAATCTGTGGACGAGCGAATCGGCACAGGGCAAGCTGCTGGAGCAGCTCGGCTTTACGCTCGCCGTGCCGCCTGCGGATCTGCAGCAAACGCACAGCATGGGCCAGCGCAAAGATATTATTCAGCTCTCCGGCGAAAACGTCGCCAGCGGCCTGAACGGCAACACCTTTCTGTTATTCGCCGCAGAGGAGCCGGGCGCGCAACAGCTGATGCAGAACCCGTTCCTGGCACAGACCGCGGCGGTAAAGCAGCAGCAGGTTTATGCGCTGGGCGCCGACACCTTTCGTCTTGACTACTACAGCGCCAGCCACCTGCTGACGCGTCTTGAGCAGCTGTTCGTTAAATCATGA
- a CDS encoding ATP-binding cassette domain-containing protein, translating into MTEKTARLQGDALTLGYEKKIVAEGLSVAIPDGELTVIIGPNACGKSTLLRALSRLAPPLKGQVLLDGAAISRLSTKEVARRLGLLPQSSQAPSGISVSELVARGRYPHQPLFGRWRDEDEAAVQQAMRATGVADIAAQPVDQLSGGQRQRVWIAMVLAQQTPLLLLDEPTTWLDITHQIELLELMQDLNQQHGRTLVVVLHDLNQACRYATHLIAMRNGQVVAEGRPAEIVTPELIEAVYGLRCMIVEDPVAHTPMIVPLGRSKR; encoded by the coding sequence ATGACTGAGAAGACAGCGCGCCTGCAGGGCGATGCGCTGACGCTGGGCTACGAGAAGAAAATCGTGGCGGAGGGACTATCGGTCGCCATTCCTGATGGGGAACTGACGGTAATTATCGGCCCTAACGCCTGCGGCAAATCGACGCTGCTGCGTGCGCTGAGCCGGCTGGCACCGCCGCTGAAAGGGCAGGTGCTGCTCGACGGCGCGGCGATTTCGCGCCTCTCAACCAAAGAGGTGGCGCGGCGTCTCGGCCTGCTGCCGCAAAGCTCGCAGGCGCCCTCCGGCATCAGCGTCAGCGAGCTGGTGGCGCGCGGGCGCTATCCGCATCAGCCGCTGTTCGGCCGCTGGCGTGACGAGGATGAGGCGGCGGTGCAGCAGGCGATGCGGGCCACCGGCGTGGCGGATATCGCCGCGCAGCCGGTGGATCAACTTTCCGGCGGCCAGCGCCAGCGCGTCTGGATCGCCATGGTGCTGGCGCAGCAGACGCCGCTGCTGCTGCTGGATGAACCCACGACCTGGCTCGATATTACCCATCAGATCGAACTGCTGGAGCTGATGCAGGATCTCAATCAGCAGCATGGCCGCACGCTGGTGGTGGTGCTGCACGATCTGAATCAGGCGTGCCGCTACGCTACGCATCTGATTGCGATGCGCAACGGCCAGGTTGTTGCCGAGGGCAGGCCGGCCGAGATCGTGACGCCGGAACTGATTGAGGCGGTCTACGGGCTGCGCTGCATGATTGTTGAGGATCCGGTGGCGCATACGCCGATGATTGTGCCGCTGGGGCGCAGCAAGCGCTGA
- a CDS encoding hotdog fold thioesterase, whose amino-acid sequence MAIWKRETDLDALNAIGEHSLVAHIGIRFTAIGDDYLEATMPVDARTHQPFGLLHGGASVVLAESMGSIAGYLCTEEGKSVVGIEVNASHHRSVSSGEVRGICRPLHIGSRNQVWQIEIRNARGQLCCSSRLTVAVLG is encoded by the coding sequence ATGGCGATCTGGAAACGCGAGACCGATCTCGACGCGCTAAACGCCATCGGCGAGCACTCGCTGGTGGCGCATATTGGCATCCGCTTTACCGCTATCGGCGACGATTACCTGGAGGCGACCATGCCGGTTGACGCGCGCACCCATCAGCCCTTCGGCCTGCTGCACGGCGGCGCGTCGGTGGTGCTGGCGGAGTCGATGGGCTCGATCGCCGGCTATCTCTGCACCGAAGAGGGCAAAAGCGTGGTCGGCATTGAGGTAAACGCCAGCCATCACCGTTCGGTCTCCAGCGGCGAAGTGCGCGGCATCTGCCGCCCGCTGCATATCGGCTCACGCAATCAGGTGTGGCAGATTGAAATCCGCAACGCGCGCGGCCAGCTCTGCTGCTCGTCGCGGCTGACGGTGGCGGTGCTGGGGTAA
- the fepD gene encoding Fe(3+)-siderophore ABC transporter permease has product MRHLIAIAASGMLLLLLLALSLMLGAKSIAIHDVSLALTTSCGSADCVIVREARLPRTLAGLLAGCALGLAGALMQSLTRNPLADPGILGVNAGAGFAVVLGIALVGADTPADWLGFAFLGALLASLLVALTGALGGGRVNPVRLTLAGVALGAVLEGLTSGLSLLNPDIYDHLRFWHSGSLDIRSFAVLRATWPAVAVGALIALLLARSLNTLSMGGDVATALGARVARTQLLGLLAIALLSGAATAAVGPIAFVGLMTPHLARWLWGNDHRWMLTGTLLITPCLLLAADILGRLMVPGELRVAVVTALLGAPMLIVLVRRKLGRGQI; this is encoded by the coding sequence ATGCGCCATCTCATCGCAATAGCCGCCTCAGGGATGCTGCTGTTGCTCTTGCTTGCGCTCAGCCTGATGCTCGGCGCCAAATCGATCGCCATTCATGATGTCTCTCTTGCCCTGACCACCAGCTGCGGCAGCGCCGACTGCGTTATCGTGCGCGAAGCGCGCCTGCCGCGCACCCTTGCCGGCCTGCTGGCGGGCTGCGCGCTCGGGCTGGCGGGGGCGCTGATGCAGAGCCTGACGCGCAATCCGCTCGCCGATCCCGGCATTCTCGGCGTCAACGCGGGGGCGGGCTTCGCCGTGGTGCTGGGCATCGCCCTGGTCGGCGCGGATACGCCCGCCGACTGGCTCGGCTTCGCCTTCCTCGGCGCGCTGCTGGCGTCGCTGCTGGTGGCGCTGACCGGCGCGCTCGGCGGCGGCCGCGTTAATCCGGTGCGCCTGACCCTGGCGGGCGTGGCACTGGGCGCGGTGCTGGAAGGGCTGACCTCCGGGCTTTCTCTCCTTAATCCCGATATTTACGACCATCTGCGCTTCTGGCACAGCGGCTCGCTGGATATTCGCAGCTTTGCCGTGCTGCGCGCCACCTGGCCAGCGGTGGCGGTCGGCGCGCTGATTGCGCTGCTGCTGGCGCGCTCGCTCAATACCCTGAGCATGGGCGGCGATGTGGCGACGGCGCTCGGCGCGCGCGTGGCGCGAACCCAGCTGCTCGGGCTGCTGGCTATCGCCCTGCTGAGCGGCGCCGCCACGGCCGCCGTCGGCCCCATCGCCTTTGTCGGGCTGATGACTCCTCATCTGGCCCGCTGGCTGTGGGGCAATGACCACCGCTGGATGCTGACTGGCACGCTGCTGATTACCCCCTGTCTGCTGCTGGCTGCCGATATACTGGGCCGCCTGATGGTGCCTGGCGAGCTGCGCGTCGCGGTGGTTACCGCGCTGCTCGGCGCGCCGATGCTGATCGTGCTGGTGCGCCGCAAGCTGGGGAGAGGGCAGATATGA
- a CDS encoding isochorismate synthase: protein MVETLTFGNPLLEDFSALCRGFVFTSPWRSIATQGCYTTIATPVADGDALNGDFQQQLRRHFACAKKQGIAHPILVGAIPFDVTQPAALFIPESHQTFNRADLQAALPGVPPPLPQVRRRAAMPEHDVFTAMVAEAVAATQRGELDKVVLSRLMDIVTEQPVDIAALMQRIVAQNPNSYHFHLPLPQGGSLVGASPELMLRKKGRDFSSCPLAGSARRDADAQRDRAAGDALMQSTKDRHEHRLVTDAMRDVLQPRSRLLSVPATPSLLTTATLWHLATQIDGEVLDEQENALSLACLLHPTPALSGFPHRRAQQLIQTLEPFDRRLFGGIVGWCDDQGNGEWVVTIRCGTVHGARVRLFAGAGIVADSQPESEWRETGVKLDTMLRAFGLQ, encoded by the coding sequence ATGGTGGAAACGTTGACGTTTGGAAATCCCCTGCTTGAGGATTTCTCCGCACTGTGTCGGGGATTTGTCTTTACATCTCCGTGGCGCAGTATCGCTACGCAGGGCTGCTACACCACCATCGCCACGCCGGTGGCCGATGGTGACGCCCTGAACGGTGACTTTCAACAGCAGCTGCGACGCCACTTCGCCTGCGCAAAAAAGCAGGGCATCGCCCATCCGATCCTGGTGGGCGCTATCCCCTTCGACGTTACGCAGCCCGCCGCGCTGTTTATTCCTGAATCGCATCAGACCTTTAACCGCGCCGATCTCCAGGCTGCGCTGCCCGGGGTTCCGCCGCCGCTGCCGCAGGTGCGCCGCCGCGCCGCGATGCCGGAGCACGATGTTTTTACCGCGATGGTGGCAGAGGCGGTTGCCGCCACGCAGCGCGGCGAGCTGGACAAGGTGGTGCTGTCGCGCCTGATGGATATCGTTACGGAGCAGCCGGTGGATATCGCCGCGCTGATGCAGCGCATCGTGGCGCAAAACCCAAACAGCTATCACTTCCACCTGCCGCTGCCGCAGGGCGGTTCGCTGGTCGGCGCCAGTCCGGAACTTATGCTGCGCAAAAAGGGGCGTGATTTCAGCTCCTGTCCGCTGGCCGGCTCCGCGCGACGCGACGCCGACGCGCAGCGCGACAGGGCCGCGGGCGACGCACTGATGCAGTCGACGAAAGATCGTCACGAGCACAGGCTGGTGACCGATGCGATGCGCGACGTGCTGCAGCCGCGCAGCCGCCTGCTCTCGGTGCCCGCCACCCCTTCTCTGCTGACCACCGCCACCCTGTGGCATCTGGCGACGCAGATCGACGGCGAGGTGCTCGATGAGCAGGAGAACGCGCTGTCGCTCGCCTGCCTGCTGCATCCCACGCCCGCGCTGAGCGGCTTCCCACACAGGCGCGCGCAGCAGCTGATCCAGACGCTGGAGCCGTTTGACCGCCGCCTGTTCGGCGGTATCGTTGGCTGGTGCGACGACCAGGGCAACGGCGAATGGGTCGTTACCATCCGCTGCGGCACCGTACACGGCGCGCGGGTGCGCCTGTTCGCCGGCGCAGGCATCGTCGCGGATTCGCAACCTGAATCAGAATGGCGCGAGACCGGTGTCAAACTCGACACCATGCTGCGCGCTTTTGGACTGCAATAA
- the fepG gene encoding iron-enterobactin ABC transporter permease → MSRAMMHGIWLLAACALLAFFGVTRGALPISGAQLWQLVNGEAARNVQLIVLEWRLPRVAMALLLGAALGVSGAIFQSLLRNPLGSPDILGFNTGAYSGVLVALVLFQQNSEAMTLAALLGGVLTAGVVYLFAWRNGVETFRLIIVGISVRALLMALNGWLIVSASLEAALSAGLWSAGSLNGITWAKTAPVIAVLLAALLLTALLARRMRLMEMGDDTACALGVPVERSRLWLMLLGVVLTAAATALAGPISFVALLAPQIARRLCGGIKGALPLAALCGALLLLAADYAAQHLFLPYQLPVGVITVSLGGLYLIALLIREARRQ, encoded by the coding sequence ATGAGTCGGGCGATGATGCACGGTATCTGGCTGCTGGCGGCCTGCGCGCTGCTGGCCTTTTTCGGCGTTACGCGCGGCGCGCTGCCGATTAGCGGGGCGCAGCTCTGGCAGCTGGTCAACGGCGAGGCGGCGCGCAACGTTCAGCTGATCGTGCTGGAGTGGCGGCTGCCGCGCGTGGCGATGGCGCTGCTGCTCGGCGCGGCGCTGGGCGTCAGCGGCGCGATTTTTCAGTCGCTGCTGCGCAACCCACTCGGCAGCCCCGATATTCTCGGCTTTAATACCGGTGCCTATAGCGGCGTGCTGGTGGCGCTGGTGCTGTTTCAGCAAAACAGCGAGGCCATGACGCTGGCGGCGCTGCTGGGCGGCGTGCTGACCGCAGGCGTGGTCTATCTTTTCGCCTGGCGCAACGGCGTCGAAACCTTCCGGCTGATTATCGTCGGCATCAGCGTACGGGCGCTGCTGATGGCGCTTAACGGCTGGCTGATCGTCAGCGCCTCGCTTGAGGCGGCGCTCAGCGCCGGGCTATGGAGCGCCGGATCGCTCAACGGTATTACCTGGGCGAAAACCGCGCCGGTCATCGCCGTGCTGCTGGCGGCGCTGTTGCTGACCGCGCTGCTGGCGCGACGTATGCGCCTGATGGAGATGGGCGACGATACCGCCTGTGCGCTGGGCGTGCCGGTAGAGCGCAGCCGGCTGTGGCTGATGCTGCTCGGCGTGGTGCTGACCGCCGCCGCGACCGCGCTGGCCGGTCCGATTTCGTTTGTCGCCCTGCTGGCACCGCAGATTGCTCGTCGCCTGTGCGGCGGGATCAAAGGCGCGCTGCCGCTGGCGGCGCTGTGCGGTGCGCTGCTGCTGCTGGCGGCGGACTATGCCGCGCAGCACCTTTTCCTGCCTTATCAGCTGCCGGTCGGCGTTATTACCGTCAGCCTCGGCGGGCTTTATCTGATTGCATTACTGATTAGGGAGGCGCGACGCCAATGA
- a CDS encoding isochorismatase, with product MAIPKLTSYSLPAAAELPANKVKWTLEPQRAALLIHDMQAYFLNFWGENSPLVNQVVENIARLRAWCKSQGIPVFYTAQPNQQSDEDRALLNDMWGPGLNKHPEQQKIVDALAPDADDQVLTKWRYSAFVRSPLESILQEMGRDQLIITGVYAHIGCLTTATDAFMRNIQPFMVADALADFSREEHMMALTYTAGRSGKVVMTADLMPLPLSKDDLRALILPLLEDDEVPEDDENLIDYGLDSVRMMALAARWRQAHGDIDFVSLAKNPTIDGWWALLSRETA from the coding sequence ATGGCTATTCCAAAACTGACCTCATATTCGCTGCCTGCCGCCGCCGAGCTGCCCGCCAACAAGGTGAAATGGACGCTGGAGCCGCAGCGCGCTGCCCTGCTGATCCACGATATGCAGGCCTACTTCCTTAACTTCTGGGGTGAAAACAGCCCGCTGGTCAATCAGGTGGTAGAGAACATCGCGCGCCTGCGCGCCTGGTGCAAGTCGCAGGGCATCCCGGTGTTCTATACCGCGCAGCCCAATCAGCAGAGCGACGAGGATCGCGCGCTGCTGAACGATATGTGGGGACCGGGCCTGAACAAGCATCCAGAGCAGCAGAAGATTGTCGATGCGCTGGCGCCCGACGCTGATGATCAGGTGCTGACCAAGTGGCGCTACAGCGCTTTTGTCCGCTCGCCGCTGGAGTCGATCCTGCAGGAGATGGGACGCGATCAGCTGATCATCACCGGCGTCTACGCCCATATCGGCTGTCTCACCACCGCCACTGACGCCTTTATGCGTAATATCCAGCCCTTTATGGTGGCGGACGCGCTGGCGGATTTCAGCCGTGAAGAGCATATGATGGCGCTGACCTATACCGCCGGACGTAGCGGCAAAGTGGTAATGACTGCGGATTTAATGCCGCTGCCGCTCAGCAAGGACGATCTGCGCGCGCTTATTCTGCCGCTGCTGGAAGATGACGAGGTGCCGGAAGATGATGAGAACCTGATCGACTACGGTCTCGACTCCGTGCGCATGATGGCGCTGGCGGCGCGCTGGCGTCAGGCGCACGGCGATATCGACTTCGTAAGCCTGGCGAAAAATCCCACTATCGACGGCTGGTGGGCGCTGCTGTCACGGGAGACAGCCTGA
- a CDS encoding (2,3-dihydroxybenzoyl)adenylate synthase — protein sequence MSIPYHRWPDDLAARYREKGYWLDVPMTDILARHKESDAIAVIEGDLQLSYRQLAQRSDNLAAALQRRGLKNGDTALVQLGNVADFYVTVFALFKLGVASVYALFSHQRTELLAYAAQIEPALLIADRRHTLFADDSFTDVLRAAQPSLRQVILRNNSQPENSLEALMADAAGDFQPTPTAADEVAFFQLSGGSTGTPKLIPRTHNDYYYSIRASDEICAVTADTRYLIALPAPHNFAMSSPGALGVFYAGGQVILAEDPSATNCFPLIEKHQVTDTGLVPPAVSLWLQAIQEWGSNQALTSLQRMQVGGAKLGETLAARIQSEIGCRLQQVFGMAEGLVNYTRLDDDEKTILTTQGRPISPDDEVWVADENGDPLPSGAVGRLMTRGPYTFRGYYKSPEHNAASFDANGFYCSGDLIEINPQGYITVQGREKDQINRGGEKIAAEEIENLLQRHTDVIHAALVSMHDELMGEKSCAFIVARQPLKPVALRRHLRELGVAEYKLPDRITCVDELPLTPVGKVDKKRLRQQLADQQAQA from the coding sequence ATGTCGATCCCTTACCATCGCTGGCCAGACGATCTGGCCGCGCGCTACCGTGAGAAAGGTTACTGGCTGGATGTGCCGATGACCGATATCCTGGCGCGCCATAAAGAGAGCGACGCCATCGCCGTTATCGAAGGCGATCTGCAGCTGAGCTATCGCCAGCTGGCGCAGCGCAGCGACAACCTCGCCGCAGCGCTGCAGCGTCGCGGGCTGAAAAACGGCGACACCGCGCTGGTGCAGCTGGGCAACGTCGCCGACTTCTACGTTACCGTTTTTGCACTGTTCAAGCTGGGCGTGGCGTCGGTTTACGCGCTGTTCAGCCACCAGCGCACCGAGCTGCTGGCCTACGCCGCGCAGATCGAACCTGCGCTGCTGATCGCCGATCGCCGCCATACGCTGTTTGCCGACGACAGCTTTACTGACGTGCTGCGCGCTGCGCAGCCGTCGCTGCGCCAGGTCATCCTGCGCAACAACAGCCAGCCGGAAAACAGTCTGGAAGCGCTGATGGCCGACGCGGCGGGTGATTTCCAGCCGACGCCGACCGCCGCCGACGAGGTCGCCTTTTTCCAGCTCTCCGGCGGCAGCACCGGCACGCCCAAGCTGATCCCGCGCACCCATAACGACTACTACTACAGCATCCGCGCCAGCGACGAGATCTGCGCGGTCACCGCCGACACGCGTTATCTCATCGCCTTACCCGCGCCGCATAACTTTGCCATGAGTTCGCCGGGCGCGCTGGGCGTCTTCTACGCTGGCGGCCAGGTGATTCTGGCCGAGGATCCCAGCGCGACAAACTGCTTCCCGCTGATTGAAAAGCATCAGGTCACCGATACCGGGCTGGTGCCCCCCGCCGTCAGCCTGTGGCTGCAGGCGATTCAGGAATGGGGCAGCAATCAGGCGCTGACGTCGCTGCAGCGGATGCAGGTTGGCGGCGCGAAGCTGGGCGAAACGCTGGCGGCGCGCATTCAGAGCGAGATCGGCTGCCGGCTGCAGCAGGTGTTCGGCATGGCGGAAGGGCTGGTCAACTACACCCGTCTCGACGACGATGAAAAAACCATTCTCACCACCCAGGGCCGTCCGATTTCGCCGGACGATGAGGTGTGGGTAGCAGACGAGAACGGCGATCCGCTGCCGAGCGGCGCCGTCGGCCGCCTGATGACGCGCGGCCCCTATACCTTCCGCGGCTACTACAAAAGCCCGGAGCATAACGCGGCCAGCTTCGACGCCAACGGTTTTTACTGCTCGGGCGATCTGATCGAGATTAACCCGCAGGGTTACATCACCGTACAGGGGCGCGAGAAAGATCAGATCAACCGCGGCGGCGAAAAGATCGCTGCCGAGGAGATCGAAAATCTGCTGCAGCGCCATACCGATGTGATCCACGCGGCGCTGGTATCGATGCATGACGAACTGATGGGCGAAAAAAGCTGCGCCTTTATCGTCGCGCGCCAGCCGCTCAAGCCAGTGGCGCTGCGCCGCCATCTGCGCGAGCTGGGCGTTGCCGAATATAAGTTGCCCGACCGTATTACCTGCGTGGATGAACTGCCGCTGACCCCGGTCGGCAAAGTAGATAAGAAACGCCTGCGCCAACAGCTTGCCGATCAACAAGCGCAAGCCTGA
- the dhbA gene encoding 2,3-dihydro-2,3-dihydroxybenzoate dehydrogenase, translated as MSQRFDFSGKQVWVTGAGQGIGYHTALAFHAAGAQVQGFDLRFHDIDYPFACHTLDVADAGQVKTLCQRLLAQQPRLDVLVNGAGILRIGATDEISAADFQACLAVNVGGAFNMFQQTLPVFRQQRAGAIVSVASNSAHAPRIGMSAYGASKAALRSLTLTVGLEMAPYGVRCNIVSPGSTDTEMQRSLWHTPTAEQEMIDGFPDQYKLGIPLRKIATPQEIAHNVLFLASDLASHVVLQDIVVDGGATLGA; from the coding sequence ATGAGCCAGCGCTTTGACTTCAGCGGCAAGCAGGTCTGGGTGACCGGCGCAGGCCAGGGCATCGGTTACCATACCGCGCTGGCGTTTCACGCGGCGGGCGCACAGGTTCAGGGCTTCGATCTGCGCTTTCACGATATTGACTACCCTTTCGCCTGCCACACGCTTGACGTGGCCGATGCCGGACAGGTGAAAACGCTCTGCCAGCGCCTGCTGGCGCAGCAGCCGCGCCTCGACGTGCTGGTAAACGGCGCGGGCATCCTGCGTATCGGTGCCACCGACGAGATCTCTGCCGCCGATTTCCAGGCATGCCTGGCGGTCAACGTCGGCGGCGCCTTCAATATGTTCCAGCAGACGCTGCCGGTGTTTCGCCAGCAGCGCGCGGGCGCAATCGTCTCTGTCGCCTCGAACTCGGCGCACGCGCCGCGTATCGGCATGTCAGCTTACGGCGCGTCGAAAGCCGCGCTGCGCAGCCTCACCCTGACGGTCGGCCTGGAGATGGCACCCTATGGCGTGCGCTGCAATATCGTTTCGCCCGGCTCGACCGATACCGAGATGCAGCGCAGCCTGTGGCATACGCCGACCGCCGAGCAGGAGATGATCGACGGCTTCCCGGATCAATATAAGCTCGGCATCCCGCTGCGCAAGATCGCCACGCCGCAGGAAATCGCCCACAACGTGCTGTTCCTCGCCTCGGATCTTGCCAGCCATGTGGTGCTGCAGGATATCGTGGTTGACGGCGGCGCGACGCTGGGAGCCTGA